agagcaGCCTTGGGTATTactcctcaggagccatccaccttgcTTTCTGATACCAGGTTTCATAGGGACCTGAGCCTCATTGGTTAAGCTTGACTAGCTGCCCAGTGAACCCCAAGATCTCTCTGTCTCAGCCTATGAGAGTGCACATCatcatgctcagctttttatatgaatgctagaaactgaacttagggcctagagggagggagagagggaggaataaggagatacaagtgagggggtaacaatttagaggtaatctgaataaattaatttttaaaaagaacttaggGCCTAATGTTTGAGCAGCAAACATTTTAGAGTCATCCTAGTCCTTTATTATTTGATGGTGTCTCTAAGTTGCCCAGGCAAGGGTTTAACTTGTGGATCCTCCTAGCCAGCCAGCAGACCTAGAATTACAGGCAAACACATCACATCCATATAAAAACTTTACTAATAAACTAGTTACTTGAATGTAATCATAAATTTTCTTTCAGACAGTACTGGATATGATATTTCGgacagaggcagatgcatctctgtgaatccaagatcagcctggtctacatagcgagcttcaggacagccagccaggactatacagtgagaGCCTGTATCAAAAAAAGGGGAGTAGGGTGGGGCATTGTCTTAGCAGCAGTTAAGACTCATATCGTCCTTCCAGAAGTccagagttcagattccagaACTCAAGTTAAGCAGCTTATAACAGCCTGAAATTCCAGCTTCAAatgatccaacaccttcttctggcttctgtgggcactcaAATGCATATGTCCCCAGCacagaacatgcacacacacacacacacataaaaactttaaaagattaaaatgtattatgcaaatgaatgaattaataaaatttttaaaatttattatgtaatatGGTGACTATagttaatatttatgttttgtattttttaagagtgagttttaagtgttctttttaaaagctggtaAGTGGAGCCAGAAAGACGCTCAGGAATAATGATGCTTAGCCTGATGCCCTAATTTCATCCCCAGAGTCCACGGTAGAGGGGAGAATCCACTCCCAAAGTTGTCTTCTTAATTCCACATACACCATGGCATATGCATgaatacacataaataacaataataatagtaataataataataataatacaaatttcatgttttctggAGATTAACTTATCTTTGGCCTTTGGGTTTTTTATTCCATTCTAAAATACAAAGATAGGAAACCATTCTAACAATTAAACTTTAATGAATCACTATAGAGCAAGCAATGTATATGTTAAGGCTGCTCATAACAACCAGACATATACCATCACAATTAAAAAACCTACCTACCTTCAGAAAATTGGGGTCCTCTTTGTTCATATAAAAAGGATCATATTCTTTTGGATCATAATGCTCTATAAATGTATTTCcctattaaaagagaaataaaaccacatgtAAGAAAGAGGTACACAATTGATTTTGAAGACATCAGAACTCAAAAGATAAACAGTTTGTGCCTCGTGCCCCTCAGTTATAAGGGACCCACACAGCTTCCGTCTTCTGCTTCAAAACAGCATCAGTGCATCAATGCCATCCCTTCATagagaagatggcttagtggcagggcaatatggcaccaagagagcccagatatcctatTATATCAAGCTCCAGATAATCTAACACAGCCAACacacaagaagatgaccttaaatccagcctcataaagatgatagagggtcctaaagagaaaataaataaatcacctaaagaaatacaggaaaatacagttgaacaagtgaaggaaattaataaaaccttttgagacctgaaaatggaaatagaagcaataaagaaaacacaaactgaaggaatcccggagatggaaaacttagagaagagaacaggaactacaaacacaagcatcaccaacagaatataagagatggaagagagaatctcaggcatagaagaaatgattaaagaaatcaatacattggtcaaaaaaaacactaaatctaaaaagctcctgacacaaaacatccaagaaatctgggatactatggaaaaaaaaaaaacttaggcacacacctttaatcccagcacttgggaggcagaggcaggtggatcactgtgagtttgaggccagcctggtctacaaagcaagtccaggacagccaaggctacacagagaaaccttgtctcgaaaaactaaaaaaaacaaaaaacacctaacctaagaataataggaataggcTGGGCGGGGTggcacctttaaccccagaactcaggaaacagaggcaggtggatcactgtgagtttgaggccagcctggtctacaaagcaagtccaggacagacaaggctaacacagagagactctgtctcaaaaaaccaaaataataataataataataataataataataataataataataataataataataataataataatacaagacTCTCGGCTCTAAAGCCCAGAAAGTGTTTTCAtacaaataatagaagaaaacgtccccaatctaaagaaagtgGTGCTTATAAACATCCAAGAAGCTTAAGAAtgccaaatagattggaccagaaaagaaaatcctcccaccacataataaccaaaaaaaCTACATgtacaaaacacagaaagaagcaaGCCAGGTAAgttataaaggcagacctatcagaattattcctggcatctcaacagagactctcAAATCCAGAAGGGTCTGGGTAGAggtcctgcaaactctaagagaccacagatgccaacggAGACTACTTTACCTAGgaaaactttcaattaccatagataaaaacacaaaattaaagccagtggtggcacatgctgttaatcccagcacttgggaggcagaggcaggtagatcgctgtgagtttgaggccagcctggtctacaaagtgagtccaggacagccaaggctacacagagaaacctgtcttgaaaaaaaacaaaaaacaaacaaacaaaaaaaaccccacaaaattaaatataaacaatatctattcacaaatccagACTATAGAAAACATTAGAAGGAAAACGCCAACCCAAGGAGATtaaactacacccaagaaaacattggaaataattccacaccagaaaaaaaaaaagaagaagcatacacacatatactctaccaacaccaacataaaaataacaggaataagtattggtcattaatatctcatcatcaatgggctcaattcccaccaataaaaaggcacaggctaacagagtggatacaaaaacaggatccatcattctgctatatacataaacacacctcagcaacaaggATAGTCATTTCCTCAGGGTAAAGTACTGGAAAAAggctttccaagcaaatggacccaagaagagTGATagagtagctattctaatatcaactaaaattaataaaaagagacggggaaggacacttcatattcatcaaaggaaaaacacaccaagaTGATATCTCATTTCTGAACATCTAGGCCCCAAATGCAAGGATACCCACATCCATAAAAGAAACTTAAGCttaagcttaaatcacacatcaaatcccacacattaatagtgagagacttcaacatcTCTCTCTCAACAATGGACAGGTTAtctagacagaaactaaacaaagaaataatgaaaccaactgacattatgaatcaaatgaacctaatagatatctatagaacattctattcaaacacaaaatatacctttttctcagcacctcacagtactgtctccaaaattgaccatatagttggtcacaaagcaagtctcaacagatacaaaaaaactGAAATACCTCCTTgtatctttgggtttttttgtttttgttttttaaaataatttttatttatttatttttatgtacatttgacATTTGGTATACATGAATATCTGTGTGAGGGGGCCGGATCCActgaaacttgagttacagacagttgtgagctgccatgtgggtgctgggaattgaacctgggtcctctagaagagcagccagtactcttaaccactaagccatctctcctgccccagtttttgtttttttgagaaagggtttctctgagaGGCATTGTTggcctggactcattctgtaaaccaggctggccttgaactcacagaggcctacctctgcctcccaagtgctgggattacaggcatgtgctaccatgcccagctaactccttatatcttatcagaccaccatggattaagtctggacttcaacaacaatagaaagcctacaaactcttgcaaattgaacaactctctactcaatgaccactgggtcaggaaagaaagaaagaaagaaagaaagaaaagaaagaaagaaagaaagaaagaaagaaagaaagaaagaaaaagactttctagaattcaatgaaaatgaagacacaacatacccaaactcacagtatacaatgaaagcagtgataagaggaaagttcaaaacactaagtgccttcataaagaaattggagagatcacatactagcaacttaaaagcacacctgaaagctctagaacaaaaataaggaaacacaaatcaagagaaatagatggcaggaaataaactcagggctgaaatcagtaacttagaaacaaagagaacaatacaaagaatcaataaaaccaagacctaggacctggttctttgagaaaatcaactagataggcaaacccttagccaaactatctaaaagacagagagaaaatatgcaaattaacaaaatcagaaatgagccGGGCGtagtagcactcaggaggcagaggcaggtggatcaatgtgagttcaaggctagctggtctacaaagcaagttcaggacagccaaggctacacagagaaatcctgtctcaaaacaaaaacaaaaacaaaaacaaaaaacaaccaactaaacaaacaatcaaaatcagaaatgaaaaggaagacataacagcagacaccgaggaaatccaaagaatcaataggtcttacttcaaaaacctgtactccatgAACTTGgataatctaaatgaaatggatgattttcttgatagataccacttactaaagataaatcaagatcaggtaaacaatttaaataggctTATAACctctatggaaatagaagcagtcattaaaaatcttcccctccccaaaaaaagcccagggccagatggttttagtgtagaattccatcagattttcaaagaagagctaataccaatagtccacaaactagaaacagaaggaacattgccaaattcattctatgaggtcacagtcaccctgatacctaaaccacacaaagactgaacaaagaaagataatttcagaacaatttcccttatgaacatagatgcaaaaatactaaataaaatactagcaaaccaaatccaagaacatgtcAAATACATCATCgaccatgatcaagtaagcttcatcccaggaatgcaaggatggttcaaaatatgaaaatccatcaatgtaatctaccatataaacaaactgaaggtaaaaaagcacatgatcatctcactagatgccagacctattacacagagaaaccctgtctgaaaaaaaggacaaagaaaaaaagatagaagaaattaactttaaaaaatcagttgccctcctttatacaagcgataaatgggctgagaaagaaattaagaagaaaCACCTTTTACAATAgccataaacaatataaaatatcttttgtaAAACTAAcccagcaagtgaaagacctgtatgacaagaacttcaaatttttgaagaagatatcagaagattaaAGATGTCCCATGTTcgtggatcagtagaattaacatagtaaaaatagccatcttaccaaaagcaatgtacaggttcaatgcaattctcatcaaaattccaacacaattcttcacagaccttgaaagagcaattctcaacttcatatggaaaaattaaaaacccaggatagctttttttaaaaaatcctatacaataaaagaacttctggagatataactatccctgatttcaagctgtactacagagcaatagtaattaaaagaaaaaacaaagacgcacagtatttgcataaaaatagacttgttcatcaatggaattgaatcaaatatctagaaataaacccatatcctacagacacttgatttttgacaaagaagccaaaactgtacaatggaaaaaaggaaccATCTTCAACAAAGGTTTAGAcaaatggtctaactggatgtcttcataTAGAAGAATGGAAATTGATACACCTGCATAAAattccaagtagatcaaagacctcaacataaaactggaggCACTACATCTAATAAAtgggaaagtggggaatagccttgaacccATTGCTAAAGgagaccacttcctgaacagaacaccaagagctcaggcactaagatcaacagctaataaatggaaccttatgAAACCAAAaatcttctgcaaggcaaagaacactgtcaatagaacaaaatggcagcatacagactgggaaaagatatttaccaaccctacatataacatagggataatatccaaaatatataaagaactcaggaaattaaacaaaccaaccacccagtttaaaaatgaggtacagagctaagcaaagaattctcaacagaggaatatcaaatggccaagaagcacttaaagaaatgttcaatgtccttagtcatcagagaaatgcaaatcaaaatgactctgagattccatcttacacctgtcagaatggctaagatcaaaacttaagtgacagcacatgctggcgaggaagTGGAGCAAGGAGAAtacacctccattgctggtggaagcaaaaacttgtacaactgctttggaaatcaatcttgccatttctcagaaagttgggaataaaCTGgtcatggtagctcatgcctgtactcccagcactcaaggagatagaggcagatggatctctgtgagttcgaggccagcctggtctacaaagtaagtccagggcatccaaggatacacaaagaaaccctgtcttgaaaaacaagtaggaggggttgggggaagaggaggaggaagaggaaggagaggaagaagacaacAGATGAcaacctacagagtaaactaacctgggcccattggggctcacagagactgaacatcaaccaaagaacatgcatggctGCACATAGGCCCCcgacatatatgtagcagatatgtagcttggtcatcatgtgggtcccctaacaattggaataagggctgtctctgactctgttgcctgcctttggatccatttcccccagatggcctcagtggaagaggatgcccttagtcctgCAGCAACtcaatgtgccagggtgggttggtacccatgggggactctccttctcaaagaaggggagaggtaggaagaaggaggtgggagagtaggtttgggaagagaggagggagaggtctgctgtaaattgattaaataaattaatggggaaaaaagatggttcagtgggtgaccCTTTACCACCAAACTGACGACCTCAGTTCAATCTCCATAACTAACACAGTAGAAAGAGAACTCTGATTTCCCTGAGAGCTcatgagcacagacacacacagacacagacacacacacggggggggggggggaggcaggagaggagagggagggggggaaggagagagagagagagagaaatgcaatttcatttttaaaagaatatattatcTAAATCAGAGTATAGCTTGAATATAAATAGAAGAGAGCTAGAGGCAGAATGGATGACTAAACAGGAAGGGAACAAAGATAACCTTGATTTTTAAACCACTGTAAAAAGCATAAAATGATCTATTACCTTCTTGTTTACATGTTTCAAATAATTGTCTAATTCTTGTTGTCTCCTCTTTTTAATCTTCTTATGTGAACGAGCTTTCTCTATAATTTTCTTCTGGAGAGGATCTGACACACGGTCAACCCACTTTTTATACAACATCTCTTTCCTTCTTGTGTTTAAGAAGTCATGATGGTGTAAATACTTATCTAGTTCCTAGTGGCAGAAAGATAAATACAGCACCTTGAAACTTTTATTTCCTAAAATCTTGTAAGATTCAAATGTTATAGGTCTAAGTCATTCCTAAGAataactcattcattcattcattcattcattcattcatccatctatcagTCAGTCCTTTAATTGGCTTCCACCATTTGGCACACATggccaaaaccaagaaaaagtgGAGGCAACTTGTCTACCCCTCCTGATAATCAAATatatggggccagtgagatgactcagcaggcaaAGACACTTGTCACTCAAGCCTGgaacctgagtgtgatccccagaACCCCTATAAAGGTGAAGAAGAGAACAAATTCcaccaagttgtcctttgacttctacatgtgtgctgtggcatgtgtgtctacacacacatcatacacatacaataatgagaaataacatttttatttaaacaaattaaatatatcaCACAGGGGAAGGAGAATCAATATAGCAATATAGTATATACTGTAAGTGAAATCACAATAGAAAattagtgtgtgtgggggggtgtgtgtgatgtgcacatatgtgtgtgtgcaggtgtacctgcCTGTGCAGTGTTGAGGGGAGTCCTCCAAAGTGCAGGAGACAGGTACTTACTCATTCAAACACCCTTTGAGATGTCTTCCACTTAATCCCAATTGCTAATGAGTgttttaattctattttctatattatttaaaactttGAGTTTTACTCAAATTTGTTGAGTAAATACtacattgaaaatgaaaaaattaagatGTATTTTGTAACCTTCTAAGGTAAGCAGGTAAGATGCATTTCTTACCTTCATTATATAATTTTCTCTATATAATATTGACTGAACAGCTGCATCCGTATCTTCTTTCGCTAAAgcctaaaagaaaagaattagtcCAAACCTCAAATCTTGAAAATTAATTACCCTTGTCTgtgcttattatatttttatgtgacaGGCATATCCCTGAAGCGTTCTCTGTAAATCAATTTTGCACTTTTTCAAAGGCTATTTTGATCTTTCTGTTACACCTCATTCCAGGATAAGAAATAATTCATCTCACAGATATTTCCAGTCCCAGGACAGGCAAATGACTTTCCCAGAGTCATGTCACAGCACCATCTTCTCCCATACCTGATGTTTTTACCTTTCTGGGCTAAGACAGAGACGCACAGGCCTCTGTTTGAGGCATTTTAAACACAGAAGACAGATTTACCTCGCTGTACGTCTAGCATAATGACGATGACAACTCAACACCACTTAGACAAAGCTGTCCCTAGAAAAAGCCACCAACACAAAACAGCACAAGGTCTAAGAAAGGGGTGCATCCCATTTCTTGATGTccccttctttctgtcttataATAAATTTACCTGctaatttatatttgaaattgcccccttttattttcttctttttggtttttcgagacagggtttctctgtgtagccttggatgtcctggactcactttgtaaactcacagcaatccacctgcctctgcctcctgagtgctgggattaaaggcatgtgccaccatatctggcaaaattggtttttgtttttgtttcggttttttgttttttgagacagggtttctctgtgtagccttggctgtcctggactcactttgtagaccaggctggcctggaactcacagcaatacacctgcctctgcctcctgagtgctgggattaaaagcatgcaccaccacgcccagagaaattgctttaaaaaaaaaaaaaaaaactgtcgggcatggtggcgcacgcctttaatcccagcactcgggaggcagaggcaagaggatctctgtgagttcgaggccagcctggtctacaaagtgagtccaggacagccaatgctacactgagaaaccctgtctcgaaaaaaacaaaaaataaaataaaaaaactaaactaaactaaaatgtaAAAGTTGTGGACAGAATGAATCATTGATTAACTTTTacccacaaacatacaaatatacataaaatgtaaaagtataaTCAAACAGATGGCTGGATCTTTATAAACTTTAAGAATGGTGTATAGAAATACAAAGACATTTGTTCCTAAAGTCTTCCTATATTGTTTTCAGAcagaaggtaaaaataaataaataaaatcagaaataaaataagaaaagaggtagcccatgctggccaGGACTCTATATATAGCCCAGCTGAACCTCAAACTAGGATCAATCCATTCCTTGTCTCAgtctccccaatgctgggattacagctctgTGCCACAAACAGTCCATCTTATGTTCCTTTATCTAATTTTTCATGACaattgcaagccaccatgtggttgctgggacttgaactcaggacctctggaaaagcaaacagtgctcttaacctctgagccatctctccagcccctaaatggACACTTTAAAGTAGTGACTGTTATggcttataaattaaaattaaaatctcaatAATAATGAACTTAATtttagaaagaatatttaaacaaACTTCATCAAAGAAGATATATAAATagcaaaacttgaaaaaaaagtaGCTAACAAATGAATGACTACTTAGATTAATAGTCTTTTAGCTATACAATAGAACTTAAGCCTATACCAAAAATTGGCTAGAGCATGAAAAAACTATTATACACTGTTAATGGGAATATAAAATCACAACTTTGGAAAACACTTTGGCAACTTCATAAAAAGTTAACTTAATTTACCATATGACCAGTTATTCCACAACTAAATGTTActtggggaaaataaaaacatgtctaTACAATGACATTAATTAGATGCTTAGAAGAGCTTTTAATAGcaccaaattaaaaacaacccaaatgaaccaggaggtggtggtgcacgcctttaatcccagcacttgggaggaagaggcaggcggattgatgtgattttgaggctagcctggtctacaaaatgagtccaggacagccaaggctacacagagggaccttgtcttggaaaaacaaacaaacaaacaaacaaacaaacaacccaaatgtccatcaATGCAATGGACAAATTGGGATATGTCCATTGAACAGAATGATGGTTGCTTTAAAAGGGACTGGAATGTTGATACATACAACATGgatgagccaagcatggtggcacacgcctttaattccagcactcaagaggcagagaggcagatggCTATCtataagttcaagactagcctggtctacaaagtgagtccaggacagtcagggctctacACACAgagatagcctgtctcaaaaagcaaaaataaagaaagcaatatagatgaactgaaaaataattttaagtgaaaGAATCCAAGTGTGTTGGActaatgcctttaatcttagctttctggaggcagaggcagcctgatctctgagttcctcaccagcctggtctacaaagcaagttccagggacagccagggctacatagatacacagagaaactttgtctctaaaaataaTACCATAATGACAGAGTAGTTCCAGGAAATGAGGGAAGTGAGGGGTACTACAAAAGGAcaggatgaggaaactgagaataCTGGATATATGTGTTAGGTTGATGTGTAATATTGGTTTCAGGAGCATATACatgtcaaattttatttattatgcacttCAAGCCTATGTATTTATTGCATACCAAATATACCTTAATAAGAAgttgtttagaaaaaaattacagcatACTGACAGGTTTTTAACAGCTTTGTTAGTGGAAAGATTTATGACCAATGGCTTATGATTCTACTTTAAGCTCTTAAATTTAGAGCAAAGTAAGTAAATACAAAGTGAGCAGAGCAAATGAGATGGGATCTATCCAACAGAGTAAAataggggcggggtgggggcaaAACTTTGTACAAGGCAGCCACGCAAGGCCCTCAAAAGCCATACAACTGTACCTCCATAAAAGAAAGCGACTGTGGTTCCAACCATTCTTTGGAGCTCTTCTGCTTGGGAGGCGTGCCAGTTACCAGACCATCTTGGCTCCCATTTTTCATTGTGGTCACCAAGTGTAACAGAGCCCCTAGAAAAGCTAAAATACCGTTTGTTTTGTAATCACAATTCACAACAATTTATCTCTTCCGTTTAATAATCAAACTCGGGACCTTGGGCACCCATGGAACAAGCCTGGGGAAAGCAGCCATCAGCGAGCGGTTCCGTTTCCAGTTGCTTTGAAGCAGGGCTCTCTTGGAACCCTCCCGGCTACAAGGCGCCACTCAAGCCATGTAGTCATCAGAATCTAGGAATCTAGTTCTCAGCAGTTTTCTCAGTTTGGCAAACCCTTAATGGAAGACTTGGGACGTTCACGCTACTGACAAATGAGCTCTTGGAGAAGGAAGGGCAGTCTGGACAAAAAATTCGGGCCTTCAGGCTCCGAGAGCCCCACATCCTCCCGAGGGCCTGCGTCCGTGGCGGGGATGgggtggcgtggggtgggggtgacatCTTCGGCACCGGGACCGCTCACCAGGGAATAGGGCCCGCGAGGCCCCGTCCCCGATCCGCGGGCCTCTGCCGCAGGCCGCGCGCGGCGAGCCCTGCCCCGCAGGCTTCCGCTGGCCCTTCAGCCCCCTCTGGCGGAGGGCAGGGTTTTCGGCTCTGCCGCACCACAGCGCGCCCGCGACCGTGACTTCAGAACGCGGCACGAACGTTCGGCACTCTGTCTCCAGGACGCGGCCCCCGCGCGGCGCGCGGGGGCGGGGCAGAAAGACAAGAACGCGCGCGCACCCCGTCCGGTAGCGCAGAGGAGTACGGCCCTCAGGCACCGGCGGATCGGAGGCGGCGCGCCGGGTCTCGCTCTAACAGGCAGCTGTGACAGCCAATCATCTTCGCCCGTGTCCCTAGGCCCCGCCCCTAGCGGAACGCCGCCTCCTCGGTGGCCCCGGGTTCCCGGTATTTTAGTTCCCGGTTAGGCTGCCCTGCCTCCCTTCAGTCACTTTTCAGAAGGGAGTGAGCAGGAGAGGGACGTTCGTGGTACTCGGTGGCTGTGGTGAACTAGCGTTTGTGGCGGTTGACCCTATGAGAGCTGTCCAAGATGGCGGCACATGGGCAGGAAATGTAGCTGTAAAGAGCTTCCAGTGATCTCAGAGATCGGGTCTCTTGACCAGTGTCTG
This window of the Acomys russatus chromosome 1, mAcoRus1.1, whole genome shotgun sequence genome carries:
- the Fam228b gene encoding protein FAM228B isoform X2, producing the protein MKNGSQDGLVTGTPPKQKSSKEWLEPQSLSFMEALAKEDTDAAVQSILYRENYIMKELDKYLHHHDFLNTRRKEMLYKKWVDRVSDPLQKKIIEKARSHKKIKKRRQQELDNYLKHVNKKGNTFIEHYDPKEYDPFYMNKEDPNFLKVIMPPFRDPLKKAQYDKDNEKRTLLQCETGKMYTMKEFKELEKAQLHSRFPSISTSRQQMTPNDWLKVPMKYIESEFCKRSRCFPYHPFRLLELVPRPHHHSGLQQPHTLILDLCKCPPKKAALGEVTCCQESS
- the Fam228b gene encoding protein FAM228B isoform X3, with protein sequence MKNGSQDGLVTGTPPKQKSSKEWLEPQSLSFMEALAKEDTDAAVQSILYRENYIMKELDKYLHHHDFLNTRRKEMLYKKWVDRVSDPLQKKIIEKARSHKKIKKRRQQELDNYLKHVNKKGNTFIEHYDPKEYDPFYMNKEDPNFLKVIMPPFRDPLKKAQYDKDNEKRTLLQCETGKMYTMKEFKELEKAQLHSRFPSISTSRQQMTPNDWLKVPMKYIESEFCKRSR